A DNA window from Xanthomonas campestris pv. campestris str. ATCC 33913 contains the following coding sequences:
- a CDS encoding hybrid sensor histidine kinase/response regulator — protein sequence MTAAFPHGASIMAQAVREHDWALTPLGPPTQWPAPLRSAVNLILSSPESMYLVWGEALTFFYNDAYTPILGPRQRRALGAPLRALWADAWDAVRGPIEAAFAGHASRFEEMPIGMNRHGSPEQTWWTFSFSPIYLDDGRVGGAFCVTNEVTDRKLAQQHLADEHERLIRLFEQAPMFMAFLTGPQHRVEFVNDGYSKLIGHRDVIGKPLAEALPDAAEQGYLQPLDEVYRSGRAYTANALAYTMQAEPDGAVERRLLDLVYQPITGSDGAISGVFIQGLDITDRLSLERAVREAEVRNRQILDSVMDYAIIATDLQGRVTSWNEGARRILGWAEADMLGQTLERTFTLEDIARKQLLVEMASALETGSGTDERWHVRSSGERFWANGSMMVLREETGAAIGFVKVLRDRTAERLAGEALLKSERRLDALVRASSHAIFSASADWSALRHRVGNGVLSDDLPANPRWQQELVHPDDRAQLAQASATAIANTASLDVEYRVNLPDQQTGWTQMRAVPLLDAHGRIIEWFGTATDITDKRQAEAQLRQLTDTLEERVRERTAELLLAEEKLRQSQKMEAVGQLTGGLAHDFNNLLTAISVGLELLQTRIAQGRYDRLERYVEMAQSSAARAAALTQRLLAFSRRQTLAPTALEVETLVRGMREIIARTLGPSIALQLRADAQAWQVLVDAPQLENALLNLCINARDAMPDGGALTIAITNAELRGSAAQQLELPEGQYVCLSVQDTGTGMSEEVMEKVFEPFFTTKPIGQGTGLGLSMIYGFTRQSGGQVRMHSEAEVGTTMSLYLPRFTGEPLPADQAAIDAPTLPTAGDSKTVLLVEDEAPIRILICEVLIDAGYRVIDVADGSTAVERLQSAEVIDLLVTDVGLTGALNGRQVADAGRLQRPALPVLFVTGYAASAAVGAGQLETGMEVLTKPFLAADLERRVGQLLASSGGGAA from the coding sequence GTGACGGCGGCATTTCCGCACGGTGCCAGCATCATGGCGCAAGCGGTGCGCGAGCACGATTGGGCGCTGACGCCACTCGGGCCGCCAACACAATGGCCGGCACCGCTGCGCAGCGCGGTCAACCTTATTCTGAGCTCGCCCGAAAGCATGTATCTGGTGTGGGGCGAGGCGCTGACATTCTTCTACAACGACGCCTACACCCCGATCCTGGGCCCGCGCCAACGGCGTGCGTTGGGCGCGCCGTTGCGCGCGTTGTGGGCCGATGCGTGGGACGCCGTGCGTGGGCCGATCGAGGCCGCGTTTGCCGGCCACGCGTCGCGCTTCGAGGAAATGCCCATCGGCATGAATCGGCACGGCAGCCCGGAGCAGACCTGGTGGACGTTTTCGTTTTCGCCGATCTATCTGGACGATGGCCGTGTGGGCGGTGCGTTCTGCGTCACCAACGAGGTCACCGATCGCAAGCTGGCGCAGCAGCACCTGGCCGACGAACACGAGCGCCTGATCCGGTTGTTCGAGCAGGCGCCGATGTTCATGGCGTTCCTCACCGGGCCGCAGCATCGGGTGGAGTTCGTCAATGATGGCTATTCGAAGCTGATCGGGCACCGCGATGTGATCGGCAAGCCGCTGGCCGAGGCATTGCCGGACGCGGCCGAGCAGGGCTACCTGCAGCCGCTGGACGAGGTGTACCGCTCCGGCCGTGCGTACACGGCCAATGCGCTTGCCTACACCATGCAGGCCGAACCGGACGGTGCAGTGGAGCGGCGCCTGCTGGATCTGGTGTATCAGCCAATCACCGGCAGCGATGGCGCGATCTCCGGCGTGTTCATTCAGGGCCTGGATATCACCGACCGCCTCAGCCTGGAACGCGCCGTGCGCGAAGCGGAGGTGCGCAACCGGCAGATCCTGGACAGCGTGATGGATTACGCCATCATCGCCACCGATCTGCAGGGCCGGGTGACGTCCTGGAATGAGGGCGCGCGGCGCATCCTGGGCTGGGCCGAGGCCGACATGTTGGGCCAGACGCTGGAGCGCACCTTCACCCTAGAGGACATCGCACGCAAGCAGTTGTTGGTCGAAATGGCGAGTGCGTTGGAAACAGGCAGCGGCACGGATGAGCGCTGGCATGTGCGCAGCTCCGGCGAGCGCTTCTGGGCCAACGGCTCGATGATGGTGCTGCGCGAGGAAACCGGCGCAGCCATCGGGTTCGTGAAGGTGTTGCGCGACCGCACCGCCGAGCGCCTGGCCGGCGAAGCGCTGCTCAAGAGCGAGCGCCGCCTGGATGCGCTGGTGCGTGCGTCGTCGCATGCGATCTTTTCGGCCAGTGCCGATTGGAGTGCCTTGCGTCACCGCGTGGGCAATGGCGTGCTCAGCGACGACCTGCCGGCCAATCCACGCTGGCAGCAGGAGCTGGTGCATCCGGACGATCGCGCGCAGCTGGCACAAGCCAGTGCCACCGCCATCGCGAACACGGCCAGCCTGGATGTGGAGTACCGCGTCAATCTTCCCGACCAGCAGACCGGCTGGACGCAGATGCGTGCGGTGCCGCTGCTGGATGCGCACGGGCGCATCATCGAGTGGTTCGGCACCGCCACCGACATCACCGACAAGCGGCAGGCCGAGGCGCAGTTGCGCCAGCTCACCGATACCCTGGAAGAGCGCGTGCGCGAGCGCACCGCCGAGCTGTTGTTGGCCGAAGAAAAATTGCGCCAGAGCCAGAAGATGGAAGCGGTGGGGCAGCTCACCGGCGGGCTGGCGCATGACTTCAATAATCTGTTGACTGCCATCAGCGTGGGGCTGGAGCTGCTGCAAACGCGCATCGCGCAAGGCCGTTACGACCGGCTGGAGCGCTATGTAGAGATGGCGCAATCCAGCGCGGCGCGTGCGGCGGCGCTGACCCAGCGCCTGCTGGCGTTTTCGCGGCGGCAAACGCTGGCGCCCACGGCGCTGGAAGTGGAAACGCTGGTGCGCGGCATGCGCGAGATCATTGCGCGCACGCTGGGACCATCGATCGCGCTGCAACTGCGTGCCGATGCGCAAGCGTGGCAGGTGCTGGTCGATGCGCCGCAGCTGGAAAACGCCTTGCTCAACCTGTGCATCAATGCACGTGACGCCATGCCCGATGGCGGTGCCCTGACCATCGCCATTACCAATGCCGAGCTGCGTGGCAGCGCCGCGCAGCAGCTGGAGCTGCCGGAAGGGCAATACGTGTGCCTGAGCGTGCAGGACACCGGCACGGGCATGAGCGAAGAGGTGATGGAAAAAGTGTTCGAACCGTTCTTCACCACCAAGCCGATCGGGCAGGGCACCGGCCTTGGTCTGTCGATGATCTATGGGTTTACCCGGCAGTCCGGCGGGCAGGTGCGCATGCATTCCGAAGCCGAGGTCGGTACCACCATGTCGCTGTACCTGCCGCGCTTTACCGGCGAACCGTTGCCCGCCGACCAGGCCGCCATCGACGCGCCCACGCTGCCAACGGCCGGCGACAGCAAGACCGTGTTGCTGGTGGAAGATGAAGCGCCGATCCGCATCCTGATCTGCGAAGTGCTGATCGATGCCGGCTACCGGGTCATCGACGTCGCGGACGGCAGTACCGCGGTGGAGCGCCTGCAATCGGCGGAGGTGATCGACCTGCTGGTGACCGACGTCGGCCTTACTGGCGCGCTCAATGGACGGCAGGTGGCCGATGCCGGCCGTCTGCAGCGGCCAGCGCTGCCGGTGTTGTTCGTGACCGGCTACGCAGCGAGCGCGGCCGTGGGTGCCGGGCAACTGGAAACAGGCATGGAAGTGCTGACCAAGCCATTCCTGGCCGCCGACCTGGAGCGCAGGGTTGGCCAACTGCTCGCAAGCTCTGGCGGCGGTGCTGCCTGA
- a CDS encoding response regulator, which yields MNHATAHARILLVEDNDAIRLMTTDILSDEGYTVVAAEDAEVALQQLQNLPVFDLLLSDICLPGMNGRDLADNARVLYPSLPIVFMTGFAGAASARKDFLASGMRLLTKPFTLRDLLDTVRTSL from the coding sequence GTGAATCACGCAACTGCACACGCACGCATCCTGCTGGTGGAAGACAACGACGCTATCCGCCTGATGACCACCGACATCCTGAGTGACGAAGGCTACACGGTGGTCGCCGCGGAGGATGCCGAAGTTGCATTGCAGCAGCTACAGAACCTGCCGGTCTTTGATTTGCTGTTGTCCGATATCTGCCTGCCCGGCATGAACGGGCGCGACCTGGCCGATAACGCACGTGTGTTGTACCCGAGCTTGCCCATCGTGTTCATGACCGGGTTCGCAGGTGCGGCATCGGCGCGCAAGGACTTTCTGGCCAGCGGCATGCGTCTGCTCACCAAGCCGTTCACGCTGCGCGATCTGCTGGACACCGTTCGCACCTCGCTGTAA
- a CDS encoding ATPase domain-containing protein has product MTSTRIATGTSGLDTILRGGLPSNRLYLLEGQPGSGKTTLALQFLLEGAAKGESCLYITLSETLDELQEVAQSHGWSLDALHIFELASAEAFLGDGRQQSILHPWELELDGTVKLIQAEVDRVKPQRVVFDSLSELRLLAQDSLRYRRQVLALKQFFAPRNITVLLVDDLTGTSEGRDSHLHSLCHGVVSLERLTLDFGAARRRMQVQKLRGVDFIAGYHDLSILRGGLRIYPRLIASDHHVTFIGDAVSSGVQEVDDLLHGGPLRGTSTLLTGPAGSGKTNLALQYVAAACARGEHCCIFEFDERTGTLLARAESLGLDLRRHLESGLLELRQMDPAELSPGEFAWQVRASVEQRNCRLLVIDSLNGYLSSMPQEKQLMLQMHELLSYLNQSGVTTFLINPQHGLVGTMSTGNLNISYMADTVILFRFFEAQGRIRKALSVIKNRSGAHEDAIRELRIGNSGIRLSAPLNDFHGVLTGTPHFIGDEAPLLGNDLARR; this is encoded by the coding sequence ATGACCTCAACGCGTATCGCCACGGGAACAAGCGGACTCGACACCATCCTGCGTGGTGGGTTGCCGTCCAACCGGCTGTACCTGCTCGAAGGCCAGCCAGGCTCGGGCAAGACCACGCTGGCGCTGCAGTTCCTGCTGGAAGGCGCGGCCAAAGGCGAGAGTTGCCTGTACATCACCTTGTCCGAAACGCTGGATGAGCTGCAAGAGGTTGCGCAGTCGCACGGCTGGTCGCTGGATGCGCTGCATATCTTCGAGCTGGCATCGGCCGAAGCGTTTCTGGGCGACGGGCGGCAGCAATCCATCCTGCATCCGTGGGAACTGGAACTGGATGGCACCGTCAAGCTCATCCAGGCCGAGGTGGACCGGGTCAAGCCGCAGCGCGTGGTGTTCGACTCGTTGTCCGAGCTGCGCCTGCTGGCGCAGGACTCGCTGCGCTACCGCCGCCAGGTGCTGGCGCTCAAGCAGTTCTTTGCGCCGCGCAATATCACCGTGCTGCTGGTAGACGATCTGACCGGCACCAGCGAGGGACGCGATTCGCATCTGCATAGCCTGTGTCATGGCGTGGTGTCGCTGGAGCGGTTGACCCTGGATTTCGGCGCCGCACGTCGGCGCATGCAGGTGCAGAAACTGCGCGGCGTGGATTTCATTGCCGGCTATCACGATCTGTCGATCCTGCGTGGCGGCCTGCGGATCTATCCGCGCCTGATCGCCTCCGACCACCATGTCACCTTTATCGGCGATGCAGTCTCCAGCGGGGTGCAGGAAGTCGACGATCTGCTGCACGGTGGGCCGTTGCGTGGCACCAGTACCTTGCTCACCGGCCCGGCCGGCAGTGGCAAGACCAACCTCGCCCTGCAATACGTCGCTGCGGCGTGTGCGCGTGGCGAGCACTGCTGCATCTTCGAATTCGACGAGCGTACCGGCACCTTGCTGGCCCGTGCCGAATCGCTGGGGCTGGATCTGCGCCGGCATCTGGAGTCCGGGTTGCTCGAGCTACGCCAGATGGATCCGGCCGAGCTGTCGCCGGGCGAGTTCGCCTGGCAGGTGCGCGCCAGCGTGGAGCAGCGCAACTGCCGCCTGCTGGTGATCGACAGCCTCAACGGCTATCTGTCGTCGATGCCGCAGGAAAAACAGCTGATGCTGCAGATGCACGAGCTGCTGTCGTATCTCAACCAGAGCGGCGTGACCACGTTCCTGATCAATCCGCAGCATGGTCTGGTGGGCACGATGTCCACCGGCAACCTCAACATCTCCTACATGGCCGACACCGTCATCCTGTTCCGCTTCTTCGAAGCACAGGGCCGCATCCGCAAGGCGCTGTCGGTGATCAAGAACCGCAGCGGTGCGCACGAAGATGCCATCCGCGAGCTGCGCATCGGCAATTCGGGCATTCGCCTGAGCGCGCCGCTCAACGACTTCCACGGCGTGCTGACCGGGACGCCGCATTTCATCGGTGACGA